A DNA window from Rossellomorea marisflavi contains the following coding sequences:
- a CDS encoding putative polysaccharide biosynthesis protein, translated as MSSKLIRGTFILTLGTFISKFLGLFYVIPFDRLLRGHEEGASLYQYGYVPYTIFLTVATAGVPLAVSKFVSKYNAIEEYAVGRRLFKSGLFLMTITGIVSFLIMYAFAPIFAEMTIKSDDQVITVAQVTTVIRAVSFALIIIPFMSLIRGFFQGYQSMGPTALSQVVEQIVRIIFLLGGIYVVLNIMNGTVTTAISVATFAAFIGGIASLVVLIWYWFKRKPQLDELMLEDKGQVQVSLRSMYKEIIAYSVPFIFVGLANPLFQLVDQITFNTAMADIGNARVSDHAFAVLNFYTHKLVIIPVSLATAFSMTLIPLITSSYTSGDRKTMRRNIDQTFQILLFLTVPAALGIALLAEPTYTMFYHSDALGTSVLRAYAPVAILFSLFAVTAAILQGIDEQKFTIFSLLVGLLLKLSLNIPLIKLFETEGAVLATSIGYAVAILINLYVIKKYARYQFRLIIRRTAFIAAINIVMAIVVLAIYWLLVKFLNPASGFQSIFIVAICGGVGGLVYFYISMRSRLADKLFGERITRLRSKLRIG; from the coding sequence ATGTCATCAAAACTAATTCGCGGAACGTTTATTTTGACGCTCGGGACCTTTATTTCCAAGTTTTTGGGTCTTTTTTATGTTATACCGTTCGATCGTTTATTGAGGGGACATGAAGAAGGGGCCTCCCTTTATCAGTACGGCTATGTTCCTTACACTATATTTTTGACGGTGGCGACGGCCGGAGTGCCGCTTGCTGTGTCAAAGTTCGTATCAAAATATAATGCCATAGAGGAGTATGCGGTAGGAAGGCGGCTGTTCAAGTCGGGCCTTTTCCTCATGACTATCACGGGGATCGTCTCCTTCCTCATCATGTATGCCTTCGCACCGATCTTCGCCGAGATGACCATCAAGAGCGATGACCAGGTCATCACGGTCGCTCAGGTGACAACGGTCATCAGGGCCGTGAGCTTCGCCCTGATCATCATCCCGTTCATGAGTCTGATCCGGGGGTTCTTCCAGGGGTATCAATCCATGGGACCGACGGCGCTCTCCCAGGTCGTTGAACAGATCGTCCGGATCATCTTCCTCCTCGGAGGGATCTATGTCGTCTTGAATATCATGAACGGCACCGTGACGACGGCGATCAGCGTCGCCACATTCGCCGCCTTCATCGGAGGGATCGCAAGCCTGGTCGTCCTCATCTGGTACTGGTTCAAACGGAAGCCGCAGCTGGACGAGCTCATGCTCGAAGACAAAGGGCAGGTGCAGGTTTCCCTGCGCTCCATGTACAAAGAGATCATCGCGTACTCCGTCCCGTTCATCTTCGTCGGACTGGCGAACCCGCTCTTCCAGCTCGTGGATCAGATCACGTTCAATACCGCCATGGCGGATATCGGAAATGCCAGGGTTTCAGACCACGCATTCGCCGTCTTGAATTTCTACACGCATAAATTGGTCATCATACCGGTGTCGCTCGCGACGGCCTTTTCCATGACGCTGATCCCATTGATCACCTCATCTTATACGAGCGGTGACCGGAAGACGATGAGACGGAATATCGATCAGACATTCCAGATCCTCTTGTTCCTGACCGTGCCGGCAGCACTTGGCATTGCGCTCCTTGCCGAACCGACGTATACGATGTTCTATCACAGCGATGCCCTTGGTACATCCGTACTCCGGGCGTATGCACCGGTCGCCATCCTATTCTCTCTGTTTGCCGTCACGGCGGCGATCCTGCAGGGGATCGATGAGCAGAAATTCACGATTTTCAGCTTGCTTGTGGGGTTATTATTGAAGCTCAGCCTCAACATCCCCCTCATCAAACTGTTTGAAACGGAAGGGGCGGTCCTCGCCACCTCCATCGGCTATGCCGTGGCGATCCTGATCAATCTCTACGTGATCAAGAAATACGCTCGGTATCAGTTCAGGCTCATCATCAGGAGGACGGCTTTCATCGCCGCGATCAATATCGTCATGGCAATCGTCGTACTGGCCATCTACTGGCTGCTTGTGAAATTCCTGAACCCGGCTTCCGGATTCCAGTCGATCTTCATCGTCGCCATCTGCGGCGGTGTCGGCGGACTCGTGTACTTCTACATCAGCATGAGGAGCAGGCTCGCGGATAAGCTATTCGGAGAGCGCATTACCCGCTTGCGAAGCAAATTACGAATCGGATAA
- a CDS encoding DeoR family transcriptional regulator, which produces MKPSTNRMLTRIKAVYMYINKKGTVTTQDLVDEFGITPRTIQRDLNVLAYNDLVESPSRGHWTTTTKKVKMTS; this is translated from the coding sequence TTGAAACCTTCAACCAATCGTATGCTAACTAGAATCAAGGCTGTATACATGTACATCAATAAGAAAGGTACAGTAACAACTCAAGATCTTGTAGACGAATTTGGCATTACTCCACGCACCATACAAAGAGATCTCAACGTATTGGCCTACAACGACCTGGTCGAAAGCCCAAGCCGGGGGCACTGGACCACAACCACCAAAAAAGTAAAAATGACAAGTTGA
- the pulA gene encoding type I pullulanase has protein sequence MEEGEQVFNIRRQYEAFMDTFKTITLIIPHDQAGGEREFSVVRGDTTIPLEIEEEIQLEHAMKIVTSLPGELDLEKACEVVDANGIRTDLQVGAVIRTAAFDERYYYEGEDLGVRKVEGGFRFKLWAPTSSAVKLKLISKNGEEAEHDMTREDKGVWTLEIQEDVEGSFYSYLTCINLVWKEALDPYVVAVSFNSRWGVVATELGPPCTSLPPVASPVDAIIYELHVRDFSAGSEGGMKARGRYGAFSERGTKTPGGYSSGVDYLKELGITHVELLPVNDFGGVPDDPSDEEYNWGYNPLFFNVPEGSYSSDPGEPLVRIRELKEVVNNLHDEGIRVIMDVVYNHVFIREESSFEKIVPGYFFRHGENGLPSNGTGVGNDFASERLMARKFIKDSIRFWINEYGFDGFRFDLMGILDVTTMNEVSDLARDSGLIVIGEGWDLNTPIPQEEKANLRNARSIPDVGQFNDWFRDTVKGSTFNLHDKGFILGHSGLEKQVAQVLSGSVGIQSRDQGIFDGPIQSVNYIESHDNHTLWDKMKACMHESEEELFKRQSLGTAMVLLSQGIPFIHAGQEFYRTKGGHENSYNAPVRINQLDWTRREEHEKAIAYVRGLIDIRKAHGAFRFPEARLIREHVSVVSAEHQSVVIRYSEVGDYGPWSEMILAFNGGTEPASFALGEGERWRCLAKGDRADADGLFTIEGDQLEVAPLTVSVAVMQSIPGKLDE, from the coding sequence ATGGAAGAGGGTGAGCAGGTGTTCAATATCAGGCGTCAATACGAAGCGTTCATGGATACATTCAAGACCATCACACTCATCATCCCGCATGATCAAGCCGGTGGTGAGAGGGAATTCAGCGTTGTGAGGGGCGATACAACCATCCCCCTTGAGATAGAGGAAGAGATCCAGCTTGAGCACGCAATGAAAATCGTGACGTCTCTACCTGGAGAACTCGATCTGGAAAAGGCCTGCGAAGTGGTCGATGCGAACGGGATCAGGACCGACCTTCAAGTCGGGGCCGTCATCAGGACGGCTGCATTCGATGAGCGCTACTACTACGAAGGCGAAGACCTTGGGGTACGGAAAGTGGAAGGCGGGTTCCGGTTTAAACTATGGGCCCCTACGTCGTCAGCGGTCAAACTCAAGCTGATCTCAAAAAACGGTGAGGAAGCAGAACATGACATGACGCGGGAAGATAAAGGGGTGTGGACCCTGGAGATCCAAGAAGACGTGGAAGGATCCTTTTATTCCTATCTCACCTGCATCAATCTCGTCTGGAAGGAAGCTCTCGATCCCTATGTCGTTGCCGTGTCCTTCAACAGCCGCTGGGGTGTGGTCGCGACTGAACTCGGACCTCCGTGTACATCCCTTCCGCCAGTTGCCTCCCCCGTCGATGCCATCATCTATGAGCTCCATGTGCGGGACTTTTCCGCCGGTAGTGAAGGCGGCATGAAAGCAAGGGGGCGCTACGGTGCCTTTTCCGAGCGTGGAACAAAGACGCCGGGTGGATACTCAAGCGGAGTCGACTATCTCAAGGAGCTCGGCATCACGCATGTGGAGCTTCTACCTGTCAATGACTTCGGGGGCGTGCCGGATGATCCATCCGATGAAGAGTATAACTGGGGATACAACCCATTATTCTTCAACGTCCCGGAAGGCAGCTACAGCTCGGATCCCGGTGAGCCACTGGTTCGGATAAGGGAATTGAAAGAAGTGGTGAACAATCTCCATGATGAGGGAATCAGGGTCATCATGGATGTCGTATACAACCATGTGTTCATAAGGGAAGAATCCTCTTTTGAAAAAATCGTGCCGGGGTACTTTTTCCGCCATGGGGAAAATGGGTTGCCTTCGAATGGAACCGGGGTAGGGAACGATTTTGCTTCGGAGCGGCTCATGGCGAGGAAGTTCATCAAGGATTCCATCCGCTTTTGGATCAATGAATACGGGTTCGACGGCTTCCGGTTCGATCTCATGGGGATCCTGGATGTGACGACGATGAATGAGGTGTCGGATCTTGCGAGGGACTCGGGTCTCATCGTCATCGGGGAAGGGTGGGACCTGAATACCCCTATCCCCCAGGAAGAAAAGGCGAACCTCCGCAATGCACGGTCCATCCCGGATGTGGGACAGTTCAATGATTGGTTCAGGGATACCGTCAAGGGGAGCACCTTCAATCTCCATGATAAAGGATTCATCCTTGGGCATAGCGGCCTTGAGAAGCAGGTGGCCCAGGTCCTTTCGGGAAGCGTCGGCATCCAGAGCCGGGACCAGGGGATCTTCGATGGGCCCATCCAATCCGTCAACTACATCGAATCCCATGATAATCACACCCTATGGGATAAGATGAAGGCGTGCATGCATGAGAGCGAGGAGGAGCTGTTCAAGCGGCAGTCCCTCGGCACCGCGATGGTCCTCCTTTCACAGGGGATCCCGTTCATTCACGCCGGTCAGGAGTTTTACCGGACAAAGGGAGGGCATGAGAACAGCTACAATGCCCCGGTCCGGATCAATCAGCTTGATTGGACGCGCAGGGAAGAACATGAAAAAGCCATTGCGTATGTACGGGGGTTGATCGATATCCGGAAAGCTCACGGCGCCTTCAGGTTCCCGGAAGCACGGTTGATCAGGGAGCATGTGAGCGTCGTTTCGGCTGAACATCAATCCGTGGTCATCCGCTACTCGGAAGTCGGGGACTACGGTCCGTGGAGTGAGATGATTCTGGCCTTCAACGGCGGAACGGAACCGGCCTCTTTCGCACTTGGAGAAGGCGAGCGGTGGCGGTGCCTGGCAAAAGGGGATCGTGCGGATGCCGACGGTCTGTTCACCATCGAAGGAGACCAACTGGAGGTCGCCCCGCTGACGGTCTCGGTTGCGGTGATGCAGTCGATTCCAGGTAAGCTTGACGAATAG
- the pepV gene encoding dipeptidase PepV, which produces MTINWMNEVENRKEDLLKDLQKFLQIKSVMDEEDATEEAPLGKGVKEALDYMLSLGEKDGFTPKNVGNLAGHLEFGEGEDLLGILCHVDVVPEGDGWSVDPFGGEIKDGKIFARGAIDDKGPTMAAYYAMKIVKELGVPFNKRIRMIIGTDEESDWRCVDHYFENEEMPTMGFAPDADFPIIYAEKGIADYDLVQEKTRDAEAEGIRVKHFESGRRYNMVPDHAKAVLRMDEDHTKWVQYFDTFTKDEGIKGDCFMENGELVITMEGVSSHGMEPDNGKNAGLYLAAFLSKLPLAPYEADFFGFTSKHFFKDSRGVQLGVSFTDDITGDLTINVGKLRFSEEDGGRTGLNMRYPVTFDMDKGRKILDSVEGYSIENFDDSEPHHVSADDDFVRTLQKVYEDQTGEKAELLSIGGGTYARSLETGVAFGALFPGREDIAHQKDEYMYIEDLLKATAIYAQAIYELTCEQSSR; this is translated from the coding sequence ATGACAATTAACTGGATGAATGAAGTGGAAAACCGGAAGGAAGATTTACTGAAGGATCTCCAGAAATTCTTGCAAATTAAAAGCGTCATGGATGAAGAAGATGCTACGGAAGAAGCTCCCCTTGGTAAAGGAGTGAAGGAAGCATTGGACTATATGCTTTCACTTGGGGAAAAGGATGGGTTTACACCGAAGAATGTCGGCAATCTTGCCGGGCATCTTGAGTTCGGGGAAGGGGAGGACCTTCTCGGGATCCTCTGCCACGTCGATGTGGTTCCTGAAGGGGATGGCTGGAGTGTCGATCCGTTCGGCGGCGAAATAAAAGACGGGAAAATCTTTGCACGTGGGGCCATCGATGACAAGGGACCGACCATGGCGGCGTATTATGCCATGAAGATCGTGAAGGAACTCGGCGTCCCGTTCAATAAGAGGATCCGCATGATCATCGGCACGGATGAAGAAAGCGATTGGAGATGTGTCGATCACTACTTCGAGAATGAAGAAATGCCGACGATGGGCTTTGCGCCTGATGCCGACTTCCCGATCATCTATGCTGAAAAAGGGATTGCAGATTATGATCTCGTTCAGGAGAAAACACGGGATGCAGAAGCCGAAGGAATCCGCGTGAAGCACTTCGAATCCGGCCGACGCTACAATATGGTGCCGGATCATGCAAAAGCTGTACTTCGCATGGATGAAGATCATACGAAATGGGTCCAATACTTTGATACCTTCACGAAGGATGAAGGCATCAAGGGTGACTGCTTCATGGAAAACGGGGAGCTTGTCATCACGATGGAAGGAGTATCGTCCCACGGGATGGAGCCTGATAATGGCAAGAACGCGGGCCTTTATCTGGCGGCGTTCCTCAGCAAGCTGCCCCTCGCTCCTTATGAGGCTGATTTCTTTGGATTCACGTCCAAGCATTTCTTTAAGGATTCACGTGGTGTCCAGCTTGGGGTGAGCTTCACGGATGATATCACCGGCGATTTGACCATCAATGTCGGCAAACTCCGCTTCTCTGAAGAAGATGGAGGCCGCACCGGGCTCAATATGCGCTATCCTGTCACATTCGATATGGATAAAGGCCGAAAGATCCTTGATTCAGTCGAAGGGTACAGCATTGAAAACTTTGATGACAGTGAACCTCATCATGTTTCGGCAGACGATGACTTCGTCCGGACCCTGCAAAAGGTCTATGAAGATCAAACGGGTGAGAAAGCGGAGCTCCTCAGCATCGGCGGAGGCACCTACGCAAGGAGCCTGGAAACCGGCGTGGCCTTCGGTGCCTTGTTCCCGGGACGCGAAGACATCGCTCACCAAAAAGATGAATATATGTATATTGAAGATTTGCTGAAAGCGACGGCGATCTATGCCCAGGCCATCTACGAATTGACATGTGAACAATCCTCCCGATGA
- a CDS encoding pseudouridine synthase, translating to MRIDKMLANMGYGSRKEVKKLLKEGGLQVNGEVVKDGKNHVNPETDTVVLYGEEVQYREFIYLLMHKPPGVISATEDQNDETVIDLLQMEDQIFEPFPVGRLDKDTEGLLLLTNDGQLSHQLLSPKRHVPKTYYARIEGEVTESDVKAFAAGVTLDDGYETKPGKLTILESAPQSEIELVITEGKFHQVKRMFEAVGKKVTYLKRISMGPLGLGDLELGEYRELTEEEVTMLKEYKPE from the coding sequence ATGCGTATAGATAAAATGCTGGCCAATATGGGCTACGGAAGCAGGAAAGAAGTCAAGAAGCTGCTGAAGGAAGGCGGACTTCAAGTAAACGGAGAAGTCGTCAAGGACGGGAAGAACCATGTGAATCCCGAAACCGACACCGTCGTCCTGTACGGAGAAGAAGTGCAGTATAGGGAGTTCATCTACCTCCTCATGCACAAGCCGCCAGGCGTCATTTCCGCAACGGAGGATCAGAACGACGAAACGGTCATCGATCTCCTTCAGATGGAAGACCAGATCTTTGAACCATTTCCAGTCGGCAGGCTTGATAAGGACACGGAGGGGCTGCTCCTTCTTACAAACGATGGACAGCTGTCCCACCAGCTTCTTTCACCGAAGCGGCACGTACCGAAAACCTACTATGCCCGCATCGAGGGCGAGGTGACGGAATCCGACGTGAAGGCCTTCGCCGCCGGCGTGACCCTCGATGATGGGTATGAAACCAAGCCCGGTAAACTGACGATCCTTGAATCCGCTCCTCAATCGGAAATCGAACTCGTGATCACCGAAGGCAAATTCCATCAGGTGAAAAGGATGTTCGAAGCTGTTGGGAAGAAAGTGACCTACTTGAAGCGCATCTCCATGGGACCGCTTGGACTCGGGGACCTCGAGCTCGGGGAGTACCGGGAACTGACGGAAGAAGAAGTGACGATGCTGAAAGAATATAAACCGGAATGA
- the dat gene encoding D-amino-acid transaminase, which translates to METVFVNGVLMDRKEAKVDIEDRGYQFGDGIYEVVRVYGGKTFTMKEHMERFYQSAEKIKLHIPHEMDELTGLIHRLIEANSIHDGIVYLQATRGVASRQHHFPASDVKGSVVAYTKEVPVPQSQMDQGVTVKLVEDIRWLRCDIKSLNLLGNLLAKEEAASEGHFEAILHRGDLVTEGSSSNAFIVKDGVVRTHPATNLILNGITRRVIRDLAGKEGIPFQEDAFTLDELSSADEVFIASTTSEVMPVVKIGDCLVGEGRPGAVTRKLQEAFKKRIGQEAPVVH; encoded by the coding sequence ATGGAAACAGTATTTGTGAATGGTGTATTGATGGATCGGAAAGAAGCGAAAGTCGATATCGAAGACCGCGGATACCAGTTTGGCGATGGAATCTATGAAGTTGTCAGGGTCTATGGTGGGAAGACGTTCACCATGAAAGAGCATATGGAACGGTTCTATCAGAGCGCAGAGAAGATCAAGCTCCATATCCCCCATGAGATGGATGAGCTTACCGGATTAATCCACCGTTTGATCGAAGCCAATTCGATCCATGACGGGATTGTGTACCTACAGGCCACACGCGGGGTCGCTTCCCGTCAGCATCACTTCCCGGCATCTGACGTCAAAGGCAGTGTGGTCGCCTATACGAAGGAAGTGCCCGTACCACAATCTCAGATGGATCAGGGAGTTACGGTGAAGCTCGTAGAAGATATTCGCTGGTTGCGGTGTGACATCAAGAGCCTGAATCTTCTCGGCAACCTTCTGGCCAAGGAAGAAGCTGCTTCTGAAGGTCATTTCGAGGCGATCCTGCACAGGGGCGATCTTGTGACAGAAGGCTCTTCTTCCAATGCCTTCATCGTGAAAGACGGAGTAGTGAGGACCCATCCTGCCACAAACCTGATTTTGAACGGTATAACAAGAAGGGTGATCCGGGACCTTGCCGGCAAAGAAGGAATTCCATTCCAGGAAGACGCCTTCACCCTCGACGAGCTGTCGTCTGCAGATGAAGTCTTCATCGCAAGCACCACGTCCGAGGTGATGCCTGTCGTGAAGATCGGTGATTGCCTTGTAGGGGAGGGGCGTCCGGGGGCCGTCACGAGAAAGCTCCAGGAGGCTTTCAAAAAGCGGATCGGGCAAGAGGCTCCTGTGGTCCATTGA
- the thpR gene encoding RNA 2',3'-cyclic phosphodiesterase, which yields MRQPHYFFALPLPEEEKLRLADQAEAFPFKKPVHHQDFHLTLAFLGGSGEDALDLVKSKVRQVARLHEPFTLTFSDFDVFGRREAPRIFWMGVAPSDELTRLRAAVYGACLEAGYELDPRPFAPHITVARKWGGEYAFDERSPEIEPLHTEFPVEQVVLYRTRLEHIPKYEPVATFPLKGLTPGERGEPHGTAH from the coding sequence ATGCGACAGCCTCATTATTTCTTTGCCCTCCCCCTTCCGGAAGAAGAAAAGCTCCGTTTGGCGGATCAGGCAGAAGCATTTCCATTCAAAAAGCCGGTCCATCATCAGGACTTCCATTTAACACTGGCATTCCTTGGGGGTTCCGGGGAGGATGCCCTGGACCTGGTGAAGTCCAAGGTGAGGCAAGTGGCAAGGTTGCATGAACCTTTCACATTGACCTTCAGTGACTTTGACGTTTTCGGGCGCAGGGAAGCACCGCGCATCTTCTGGATGGGGGTGGCCCCTTCCGATGAGCTCACCCGTCTGAGGGCGGCCGTTTATGGGGCATGCCTGGAGGCGGGATACGAGTTGGATCCCCGACCGTTTGCTCCCCACATCACCGTGGCGCGTAAATGGGGGGGAGAGTATGCATTCGATGAGCGTTCTCCAGAAATCGAACCACTTCATACCGAATTTCCCGTAGAACAAGTTGTCCTGTACCGGACACGACTGGAACATATCCCAAAATACGAGCCGGTGGCGACGTTCCCATTGAAAGGGCTGACACCGGGAGAAAGAGGAGAACCTCATGGCACAGCTCATTAA
- a CDS encoding NERD domain-containing protein — MAQLIKLQDYISRYEMDLYRYPTQFVRLKKQQWEKMKDHWENGDTHEESHSAMEEKETVKDRLFSFFKRRGDQEEIEDLTIYAESDDEEEFAIDAERVEASTEDELKQVFLENIMDFQLKWASSTISHRSYVDNSYYYDERLKYLLQRFPDNILVLYHPILKIKKAPVEFETIFITPTAVWCLTFLEFEEGTAYIGGKEHFWLKKWGQQEEKVLNPLITLQRMETIIGQILRFAGVDLPILKGVICRNGYIDYPQAPHHVHLLDKRKHEGWFESQRSISSPIKGVQLKAAQAILDYGHSTSFKRIGMDEDRFVGEEQ; from the coding sequence ATGGCACAGCTCATTAAACTGCAGGACTACATTTCCAGATATGAAATGGATCTTTACCGCTATCCTACCCAATTTGTCCGGCTGAAAAAACAGCAGTGGGAAAAAATGAAGGATCATTGGGAAAATGGTGACACCCATGAGGAGTCACATAGTGCGATGGAGGAGAAAGAAACCGTAAAAGATCGCTTGTTTTCCTTCTTTAAAAGAAGGGGGGATCAAGAAGAGATCGAGGATTTGACCATATATGCAGAAAGTGATGATGAAGAGGAGTTCGCCATTGATGCCGAAAGGGTGGAAGCTTCAACGGAAGACGAATTGAAGCAGGTGTTTCTCGAGAATATCATGGATTTCCAGCTGAAGTGGGCAAGTTCGACCATATCACATCGTTCGTATGTGGATAACAGCTATTACTATGATGAACGGTTGAAGTATCTTCTCCAGCGGTTCCCTGATAATATATTGGTGCTCTATCACCCGATTCTTAAGATCAAGAAAGCCCCCGTCGAATTCGAAACGATCTTCATCACTCCGACGGCCGTCTGGTGTCTCACTTTCCTGGAGTTTGAGGAGGGCACGGCGTACATCGGGGGCAAGGAGCATTTTTGGCTCAAGAAGTGGGGACAGCAGGAAGAGAAGGTGTTGAATCCCCTGATCACCCTGCAAAGGATGGAAACGATCATCGGTCAGATCCTCCGCTTTGCCGGTGTGGACCTTCCCATACTTAAAGGCGTCATCTGCCGCAATGGGTACATCGATTATCCACAGGCTCCCCACCATGTGCATCTTTTGGACAAACGGAAGCATGAAGGGTGGTTCGAATCTCAGCGTTCCATTTCTTCTCCCATCAAGGGCGTGCAGCTCAAGGCTGCCCAGGCCATTCTGGACTATGGCCATTCAACGTCCTTTAAACGGATCGGCATGGATGAGGATCGGTTCGTTGGGGAAGAGCAGTGA
- a CDS encoding diacylglycerol/lipid kinase family protein yields the protein MKTFYLVNPKAKNRGSTEAWERFRMEEGITHESFVTRHPSEVKRVVRDLVERYPDETLLLVGVGGDGTMKSIISASIGFPQVIIGYIPSGSGNDFARGYDWPRKPREAENRIKSGSGHASLMDAGEFQLPAEPNGHFVNNIGIGFDARVAGRANHSPWKKRLNRVSLGKLIYPIILVREALTFQPFSLRVRSDREEMTYDKVWFMTVSNHPYFGGGMKIAPDAHPGDGMLDVTVVAGLGRLKLIAVFLSVFVGKHTVFREVHTFRTEEMVVQAEGDPEVHADGESCGILALNGRMGIRVLPSSWKMMNGRG from the coding sequence GTGAAGACCTTCTACCTCGTCAATCCCAAGGCGAAAAACCGGGGGAGTACAGAAGCATGGGAACGGTTCCGCATGGAAGAAGGGATCACCCATGAGTCCTTCGTCACCCGGCATCCATCTGAAGTGAAGCGGGTGGTCCGGGATCTTGTGGAGAGATATCCCGACGAAACCCTTCTCCTTGTCGGGGTGGGCGGTGACGGGACGATGAAATCCATCATCAGCGCGTCGATTGGTTTCCCTCAGGTGATCATCGGGTATATTCCTTCAGGAAGCGGGAATGATTTTGCAAGGGGGTACGATTGGCCGCGGAAGCCACGTGAGGCTGAAAACCGCATAAAATCCGGATCGGGCCACGCCTCCTTGATGGATGCAGGTGAATTTCAACTCCCTGCGGAGCCGAATGGGCACTTTGTGAATAATATAGGAATAGGATTCGATGCCCGGGTAGCGGGACGTGCCAATCATTCCCCATGGAAGAAACGGCTTAACCGGGTTTCCCTCGGGAAGCTGATCTATCCCATCATTCTGGTGAGGGAAGCCCTTACGTTCCAGCCCTTCTCCCTGCGGGTCCGGAGCGATAGGGAGGAAATGACGTACGATAAGGTCTGGTTCATGACAGTATCCAACCATCCGTATTTTGGAGGCGGCATGAAGATCGCCCCCGATGCCCATCCGGGTGACGGCATGCTGGATGTGACTGTCGTGGCCGGACTCGGCCGCCTTAAGCTCATTGCGGTCTTTCTTTCTGTGTTTGTGGGAAAACACACGGTGTTTAGAGAAGTTCATACATTCCGCACGGAGGAAATGGTCGTGCAGGCGGAGGGGGATCCCGAAGTCCATGCTGATGGAGAATCATGCGGGATCCTTGCATTGAATGGACGCATGGGCATCAGGGTGCTCCCGTCCAGTTGGAAAATGATGAATGGAAGAGGGTGA
- the cysK gene encoding cysteine synthase A → MKVVQNIADLIGDTPLVKLNRLAPAEGADVYVKLEFYNPSKSVKDRAAYHMIIEAEKAGLLKEGATIIEPTSGNTGIGLAMNAAARGYRAILVMPDTMTQERINLLKAYGAEVVLTPGDEKMPGAIAKAKELTEAIENSFMPMQFENHANPDAHRQSTAIEIAEAMKQIGKPLAAFVATAGTGGTITGTGEGLRTYYPDLDIHVVEPAGSPVLSGGKPGKHKLVGTSPGFVPEILNTDIYNEIHRIEDEQAYDIARRMASEEGILVGPSSGAACYAAIEVAKKLSPDQVVVCIACDTGERYLSSDLFRF, encoded by the coding sequence ATGAAAGTTGTGCAAAACATCGCTGATTTAATCGGGGACACCCCCCTTGTGAAATTGAATCGATTGGCTCCTGCAGAAGGGGCGGATGTATACGTCAAGCTGGAATTCTATAATCCGAGCAAGAGTGTGAAGGACCGGGCCGCCTACCATATGATCATAGAAGCGGAAAAAGCCGGATTATTGAAGGAAGGGGCCACCATCATCGAACCGACGAGCGGCAACACCGGCATCGGCCTCGCCATGAACGCAGCCGCAAGAGGGTACAGGGCGATCCTCGTGATGCCCGATACGATGACGCAGGAACGGATCAATCTTCTCAAGGCGTACGGAGCCGAAGTGGTTCTCACCCCGGGTGATGAGAAGATGCCTGGCGCAATCGCCAAAGCCAAGGAACTGACGGAAGCCATCGAGAACAGCTTCATGCCCATGCAGTTCGAGAATCACGCCAATCCCGACGCCCACAGGCAATCGACCGCCATCGAAATCGCAGAAGCCATGAAACAAATCGGCAAGCCCCTTGCTGCATTTGTAGCAACTGCCGGTACGGGCGGTACGATCACCGGAACAGGGGAAGGCTTGAGGACGTACTACCCCGACCTCGACATCCACGTCGTGGAACCGGCAGGATCACCCGTCCTCTCAGGAGGGAAACCGGGCAAGCATAAACTCGTTGGTACAAGCCCGGGCTTTGTACCCGAAATCCTGAATACGGATATCTACAATGAAATCCACAGAATCGAAGATGAACAAGCCTATGATATTGCCAGGAGGATGGCAAGCGAAGAAGGGATCCTTGTCGGTCCATCTTCAGGCGCGGCCTGCTATGCTGCCATCGAAGTGGCGAAGAAGCTTTCTCCTGATCAGGTCGTCGTTTGCATCGCATGCGATACGGGAGAACGTTACCTTTCCAGCGATTTGTTCCGTTTTTGA